The proteins below are encoded in one region of Bremerella sp. P1:
- a CDS encoding FHA domain-containing serine/threonine-protein kinase — MIRIEVKKGPMQGRVYEFEGHDIFLFGRDEQHCHASIQEDPFVSRHHFLLEVNPPLSRLRDLGSRNGTFVNGKKHGGRVTFAGLESEGKVGGSSVDLTNGDVITAGKTVFQVFVEEKKAITATCVFDKFMEEDAPNSSSGSDIRRTITELPPPSSPSSVGRQTMHELPPSMPGNAGRQTINEMPPPPPGSNVGRQTINEMPPPADISEVAGRATMVEGANAPNGAFGSRIGQNDHAYEPPERQPGEFPILDGFEFKEFLGAGGLGEVYLARRTIDDSPVAIKFLRSRINVNHDARDSFLKEMQVSGRLRHRNIVQSFGAGSIGNEFYVVSEFCDGGPLSKLFRQKKTNVQPKHIAVSLYLLLDGLAFAHEKGLVHRDLKPSNLLAAKRNKRWIPKIADFGLTKDFEKAGFSGMTATGTYTGSFPFMPREQLTDYKYVNPASDVFSMGASFYRIITGRYPRGDEKGSDPLALVLNGEVKPLRKRYPGFHHGLADVLDTALKTECSERFPNAREMQNALRVIMKKEGWL, encoded by the coding sequence TTGATTCGGATTGAAGTGAAGAAGGGCCCGATGCAAGGTCGGGTCTATGAATTTGAGGGACACGATATCTTCCTCTTCGGGCGTGACGAGCAGCATTGCCACGCTTCGATCCAGGAAGATCCGTTTGTCTCGCGTCATCATTTCTTGTTAGAGGTCAATCCGCCACTCTCTCGACTTCGCGATTTGGGAAGCCGCAATGGGACCTTTGTGAATGGAAAGAAACACGGTGGACGCGTGACGTTTGCCGGTCTTGAAAGCGAAGGCAAGGTCGGAGGTTCTTCGGTAGACCTGACCAACGGTGACGTCATCACGGCAGGCAAGACGGTCTTCCAGGTCTTTGTCGAAGAGAAGAAAGCGATCACCGCGACATGTGTCTTCGACAAGTTCATGGAAGAAGACGCACCGAACTCCTCTTCCGGTAGCGATATCCGCCGTACTATCACCGAGTTGCCACCTCCTAGTTCCCCTTCATCGGTAGGTCGGCAAACGATGCACGAACTACCGCCATCCATGCCGGGCAATGCAGGGCGACAGACGATTAACGAAATGCCTCCACCGCCACCTGGCTCGAATGTTGGTCGGCAGACCATCAACGAGATGCCGCCACCGGCGGACATTTCAGAGGTAGCCGGACGCGCTACGATGGTGGAGGGGGCGAACGCTCCCAACGGCGCATTTGGTAGTCGGATCGGCCAAAACGATCATGCCTACGAACCGCCAGAGCGACAGCCGGGCGAATTCCCCATCTTGGACGGCTTCGAATTCAAAGAGTTCCTCGGCGCCGGCGGCCTGGGAGAAGTTTATCTCGCGCGACGGACAATCGATGATAGTCCCGTGGCTATCAAATTCTTACGATCTCGAATCAATGTGAATCATGACGCACGCGATTCGTTCTTGAAAGAGATGCAAGTCAGTGGTCGGCTACGCCATCGTAATATCGTGCAGTCGTTTGGGGCTGGCAGCATTGGCAATGAGTTCTACGTGGTTAGCGAATTCTGCGATGGTGGCCCACTGTCCAAGCTGTTCCGCCAAAAGAAAACCAACGTTCAGCCGAAGCACATCGCGGTCTCGCTGTATTTGCTGTTAGACGGCTTGGCTTTCGCTCATGAAAAAGGGCTCGTCCATCGCGATTTGAAGCCTTCCAATTTGCTGGCCGCCAAACGCAACAAACGCTGGATCCCCAAGATTGCTGATTTCGGTCTAACGAAAGACTTTGAGAAGGCAGGCTTCTCGGGCATGACCGCAACCGGCACGTACACCGGCAGTTTCCCCTTCATGCCGCGTGAGCAACTGACAGACTACAAGTATGTGAACCCTGCCAGCGATGTCTTCAGCATGGGTGCGAGCTTTTATCGCATTATCACCGGCCGATATCCACGTGGTGACGAGAAGGGCAGTGATCCGCTGGCACTGGTTCTTAACGGCGAAGTTAAACCACTACGAAAACGCTACCCTGGTTTTCACCATGGTCTGGCCGACGTGCTCGACACGGCGCTCAAGACCGAATGCAGTGAACGTTTCCCCAATGCTCGTGAAATGCAAAACGCGCTTCGAGTGATTATGAAAAAGGAAGGATGGTTGTAG
- a CDS encoding FHA domain-containing protein yields MGSKKVWIVGARDTCDIVIDEPTVSGEHCRLEFDDGRVFIEDLQSTNGTFINGERIYKKKQIHPDALVTLGRNVTMPMPSQLSGPKSPPDLPKESSTAEGGEEAPFPAHLMIAGGVGATVLLLIILFAIMAWSGGSKGDQPVANNPDEVGLTDPSPGESTPPESDPNTTTPPNTPPDPKPDPKPQETVVQHAPEEAIYVLAVADENLDQQYRIGTGLAIGPNTILATGTAKTISELAKERFPQLMLLGPKKLTVTQFVPHPTYVAAMKEGDGAEAKFHSIYSQVDMNDISADLKKTLEDAYRHFMVIAEKPHHFDVAIIHVQETLPYWLPLAETATLPPLSKLTLVGHGFDRVAPFIPPNSELPIEEKTVRIQRSIGEAGVEENARLLIAKFDSLTPAAHRDTNWNGSALLNSQGELVAIYSRLTPEMMLGSPPSGQTFDATVISDVMPFIRQYSKN; encoded by the coding sequence ATGGGATCGAAGAAGGTGTGGATTGTTGGTGCTCGCGATACCTGCGACATCGTCATCGATGAGCCGACGGTATCCGGCGAACATTGCCGTCTGGAATTCGACGACGGTCGTGTGTTTATCGAAGACCTGCAGTCCACCAACGGCACGTTTATCAACGGCGAGCGAATCTACAAGAAGAAACAGATTCATCCCGATGCCCTGGTGACGCTCGGGCGAAACGTCACCATGCCCATGCCATCACAGCTTTCCGGCCCGAAGTCTCCGCCGGATTTGCCCAAAGAGAGTTCAACCGCAGAGGGCGGAGAGGAAGCTCCATTTCCCGCACATTTAATGATCGCCGGTGGTGTTGGTGCCACCGTCCTTCTTTTGATCATCCTGTTTGCGATCATGGCCTGGAGCGGTGGCTCGAAGGGAGATCAACCGGTCGCCAATAATCCGGATGAGGTCGGCCTTACCGATCCCAGCCCTGGTGAAAGTACTCCACCAGAAAGCGATCCAAATACCACGACTCCGCCAAATACTCCCCCGGACCCCAAGCCTGATCCGAAACCTCAAGAGACCGTCGTACAGCACGCACCTGAAGAGGCAATCTATGTGCTGGCCGTTGCTGATGAGAATCTTGATCAGCAGTACCGCATTGGAACAGGTCTCGCGATTGGTCCTAACACGATCCTGGCAACCGGCACAGCGAAAACTATTTCGGAATTAGCCAAAGAGCGATTTCCCCAATTAATGCTGCTGGGTCCGAAGAAGCTTACCGTTACTCAGTTTGTTCCTCATCCCACTTACGTGGCAGCTATGAAGGAAGGTGATGGCGCTGAGGCCAAGTTCCATAGCATCTATTCCCAAGTCGACATGAATGACATCAGTGCCGACCTGAAGAAAACGCTCGAAGATGCCTATCGACATTTCATGGTGATCGCCGAGAAGCCGCATCACTTCGACGTGGCCATCATTCACGTGCAAGAGACACTGCCGTATTGGCTGCCGCTGGCCGAAACCGCAACGCTGCCGCCGCTTTCCAAACTTACCCTGGTAGGTCACGGTTTTGATCGCGTCGCGCCGTTTATCCCACCCAATAGTGAATTACCCATCGAGGAAAAGACGGTCCGGATTCAACGCTCGATTGGCGAAGCTGGCGTGGAAGAGAATGCTCGGCTGCTGATTGCCAAATTTGACTCGCTCACTCCAGCAGCCCATCGCGATACGAACTGGAATGGATCCGCTCTGCTGAATTCGCAAGGAGAACTCGTTGCCATCTATTCGCGTCTGACGCCAGAAATGATGCTGGGTTCGCCCCCCTCTGGTCAGACGTTCGACGCGACCGTGATATCTGACGTGATGCCGTTTATCCGTCAGTACTCGAAAAACTAA
- a CDS encoding efflux RND transporter permease subunit — translation MSQSSWQDRFGWFILVFFLAITPIVMIGTKGAWDGIKNRVEDWLPETFEETQRLIWFYERFGTDELLMVSWKGCTLEDPRVAQYAQAIAAADEVEGEEVVWFGEVVTGPEALNSLTSEPLELPKNLALERLEHWLIGENGDQTCVVAVVSAQGEEDRAAAIEYAYEAADRVEGLSRDDLIIAGTTLDGVAIDKASKGSLAALNLGSFGVCILIMAISFRSARATIIVFVLAIFCEQLSMAIMYYSGQQMDSVLTLASNLTYVLSISSGVHLMNYYRESLAERSAKESVGWALRSALVPCLLSAGTTAVGMMSLTVSQIRPVTNFGFYAAVSILSAAVVLLIWMPAAMYKFPIDPETWHHKSKSASRLQPIWEMLSRNMNSAKWPIFGVSLVALSVSLLGVQKISTSAQLHDLFWADAPILQDYDWLEENVGPLIPIEVVLRIDQPEGIQTDERFRIIDHVQQSIEGVDGISATMSAATFAPVIPPKDEKGFRAVMRRASIRKILEGRLPRYVDMNYLRIEDGDELWRISARVRAADRLNYGALMERLRAGVDQSLKDYPSVQPIYSGSVPLIFKAQSEMLGDLIKSFGLAFVMIAIIMMILLRNVVTGLFSMIPNVLPTLLAFGTMGYLGVQVEIGSLLTASAALGIAVDDSLHFISWFNKGLRAGKSKVEATRLAYDHCGLAMIQTSLICSLGLLVFALSPFTPVSRFAFLMCGLLLTALLCDLLILPAILLCFTKKPKPTTESSEAGLGDVHAEE, via the coding sequence ATGTCCCAATCCTCGTGGCAGGACCGTTTCGGCTGGTTCATCCTGGTTTTCTTTTTGGCCATTACTCCCATCGTCATGATCGGGACGAAAGGCGCTTGGGACGGCATCAAAAATCGGGTCGAAGACTGGTTGCCGGAAACGTTTGAAGAAACCCAGCGACTGATCTGGTTCTACGAGCGATTCGGTACTGACGAATTGCTGATGGTGAGCTGGAAAGGATGTACACTCGAAGACCCACGGGTTGCTCAATATGCTCAGGCGATCGCTGCAGCCGATGAAGTTGAAGGCGAAGAGGTGGTCTGGTTTGGCGAAGTCGTTACTGGGCCTGAGGCACTGAACTCTCTCACCTCTGAGCCGCTGGAATTGCCAAAGAACTTGGCCCTTGAGCGACTCGAGCATTGGTTGATCGGTGAAAACGGTGACCAGACGTGTGTTGTCGCCGTTGTCTCAGCGCAAGGAGAGGAAGACCGGGCTGCGGCGATTGAATACGCCTATGAAGCGGCCGATCGAGTTGAAGGGCTAAGCCGCGACGATCTGATTATTGCCGGCACTACCCTGGATGGAGTGGCCATTGATAAGGCCAGCAAGGGTTCACTAGCCGCATTGAATCTTGGATCGTTCGGCGTGTGCATTCTGATCATGGCGATCAGTTTTCGCAGTGCCCGGGCAACGATCATCGTCTTCGTTCTGGCGATTTTCTGCGAGCAGCTCAGTATGGCCATTATGTATTACAGTGGTCAGCAGATGGACTCTGTGCTCACGCTTGCATCGAATTTGACGTACGTTCTGAGTATCTCTTCGGGCGTTCACTTGATGAACTACTATCGCGAGTCGCTTGCTGAGCGTTCTGCGAAGGAGTCCGTTGGCTGGGCTTTACGTTCAGCGCTGGTTCCCTGCTTGCTGTCAGCCGGAACGACGGCCGTGGGGATGATGTCCTTAACGGTCAGCCAGATTCGTCCGGTGACCAATTTTGGTTTCTATGCAGCCGTTTCCATTCTGTCCGCGGCCGTGGTTTTGCTGATCTGGATGCCTGCGGCGATGTATAAGTTCCCGATCGATCCAGAGACTTGGCATCACAAGAGTAAGTCCGCTTCCCGACTTCAACCGATCTGGGAAATGCTCTCGCGTAATATGAATTCTGCCAAGTGGCCTATCTTTGGAGTTTCCCTTGTCGCCCTTTCTGTTTCTTTGCTAGGTGTGCAGAAGATCTCGACTTCGGCCCAACTGCATGATTTGTTCTGGGCTGATGCGCCTATCTTGCAGGACTACGACTGGTTGGAAGAAAACGTGGGGCCTCTTATTCCGATTGAAGTCGTGCTGAGGATCGACCAGCCGGAAGGGATTCAAACCGACGAACGGTTCCGTATCATCGATCACGTCCAGCAGAGCATCGAAGGAGTCGATGGCATCTCGGCGACCATGTCAGCCGCGACATTTGCCCCGGTCATTCCGCCCAAGGATGAAAAAGGATTTCGTGCTGTGATGCGTCGGGCATCGATTCGCAAAATCCTGGAAGGACGCCTGCCTCGATATGTCGACATGAATTATTTGAGAATCGAGGATGGTGACGAACTTTGGCGGATCAGTGCTCGCGTGCGGGCGGCCGATCGTTTGAATTATGGTGCGTTGATGGAGCGTCTGCGGGCAGGCGTCGATCAATCACTGAAAGATTACCCGAGTGTGCAGCCCATCTACTCAGGTTCGGTGCCACTGATCTTCAAAGCTCAGAGCGAGATGCTTGGGGACTTGATCAAGAGTTTTGGCTTGGCGTTCGTAATGATTGCCATCATCATGATGATCCTGCTGAGGAATGTCGTGACCGGGCTTTTCAGCATGATTCCCAATGTGCTGCCGACGCTGTTGGCATTCGGCACAATGGGCTACCTCGGCGTTCAAGTGGAAATCGGTTCGCTACTGACCGCAAGCGCCGCGCTTGGTATTGCGGTCGACGATTCGCTGCACTTCATAAGTTGGTTTAACAAAGGTCTGCGTGCCGGAAAATCGAAGGTCGAGGCTACACGGCTTGCTTACGATCATTGCGGATTGGCAATGATTCAGACGTCGTTGATTTGCTCGCTTGGGTTGTTGGTTTTCGCTCTTAGTCCCTTTACCCCGGTGTCACGATTTGCGTTTCTGATGTGTGGCCTGCTGCTGACGGCTCTGCTTTGCGATCTGTTGATTTTGCCTGCGATTCTGCTTTGCTTCACAAAAAAGCCCAAGCCGACAACCGAATCATCGGAAGCCGGCTTGGGTGACGTGCACGCAGAAGAATAA
- a CDS encoding MBL fold metallo-hydrolase, with amino-acid sequence MIQVGKWRIDIVSGGRFLHDGGVLFGIVPKSIWQTVQPADAQNLVPLAMHCVLARSDTHCVLIDTGHGSKLSPLDRKSHGLFPGWPLLDELAKLGVSPEQVDHVVLSHLHWDHSGGATSKVNGSVQPTFPSAKYIINRQEWADATSGQVERSGGYVSADFLPLEESGQLRLVDHLEEVVPGIQVLQTGGHTLGHQAVLVESDSQGLIYLGDIGPTTHHIRKLWCTSYDLDLIRTREVKKQLFDFAAEKSYSVVWNHDAEVPVSRIVTHPKREYLVDV; translated from the coding sequence ATGATTCAAGTTGGAAAATGGCGAATCGATATCGTCTCCGGCGGGCGATTCCTCCACGATGGAGGCGTGCTCTTTGGTATTGTCCCCAAGTCGATCTGGCAGACCGTCCAGCCTGCGGATGCTCAAAACCTGGTTCCCCTGGCCATGCACTGTGTCCTGGCCCGAAGCGATACACATTGCGTACTCATCGATACAGGGCACGGTTCCAAACTATCGCCGCTCGACCGAAAATCGCACGGACTTTTCCCGGGCTGGCCTCTTCTCGATGAATTGGCCAAGCTGGGTGTTTCGCCCGAGCAGGTCGACCATGTCGTCCTTAGCCACTTGCACTGGGACCATAGCGGCGGAGCGACCTCAAAGGTGAATGGCTCCGTTCAGCCAACATTCCCATCCGCAAAATACATCATCAACCGGCAAGAGTGGGCTGACGCTACCTCGGGTCAGGTGGAACGGTCTGGCGGCTACGTCTCAGCTGATTTCCTGCCGCTGGAAGAATCTGGCCAACTGCGTCTGGTCGACCACCTGGAAGAAGTCGTACCAGGTATCCAGGTCTTACAAACCGGCGGCCACACGCTCGGGCATCAAGCAGTCCTCGTCGAGTCGGATAGCCAGGGCCTGATCTACCTGGGAGATATTGGCCCAACGACGCACCACATTCGGAAGCTGTGGTGCACCTCCTACGATCTCGATCTGATCCGGACGCGAGAAGTCAAAAAGCAATTATTTGACTTCGCCGCCGAGAAATCCTACTCGGTCGTCTGGAATCACGATGCGGAAGTGCCCGTGAGCCGCATCGTCACTCATCCAAAACGCGAATACCTCGTGGATGTTTAG
- a CDS encoding DUF2271 domain-containing protein, which translates to MTLRIWNLVVLAMATAIATPVIAEDFHFHHEHVLGTSLHLAISCEDETRASVIEQSVLQEIDRLNAVLSRWDDRSELMFWQAGHTDSISEDLATVLRRADFWRTETSHAFDVRAEAMSQLWKSAAKTNRAPKDAERQQLAVQLQTAPYAFQHDGSIQRNDSLAISLDGLAKGYILDRVCELVQREYPDASDFLINIGGDLRKLGDQPLEIAIENPSSAGEGAQPLQTIVVTQPLAMATSGNYRRYLTIGDRQISHILDPRTCLPADLTRSVTVVSTEAIDADALATAVSVLGPEDGLALIESLENTECCIATASGQVVTSRGWPLGGLQANTQQLVAKEDAPKPEHGLFVDFTIQRAQGGRYRRPYVAMWLEDAEGFPVKTEILWMQTEQPGPRWHRDLTRWYRNDRLRRTVENVDLIDTISGATRGPGEYKAHFDGTDNLDLPLAKGKYTLCLEVAREHGTYQIIRETFEWGEKPIAEKKLKGNVEVGAMSYRFVPQPAADKEAL; encoded by the coding sequence ATGACACTCCGAATTTGGAACCTGGTCGTTCTAGCGATGGCGACCGCTATCGCAACGCCCGTTATCGCGGAAGACTTTCACTTTCACCATGAACATGTGCTAGGTACTTCGTTGCATCTGGCCATTTCGTGTGAAGATGAGACGCGTGCTTCCGTTATCGAGCAAAGCGTCCTGCAGGAAATCGATCGACTCAATGCCGTGCTAAGCCGTTGGGATGATCGAAGCGAGCTGATGTTTTGGCAAGCTGGTCATACGGATTCCATTTCCGAAGATCTCGCGACTGTTCTGCGGCGTGCCGATTTTTGGCGAACTGAAACGTCTCACGCTTTCGATGTTCGCGCAGAAGCGATGTCCCAGTTGTGGAAAAGTGCTGCCAAGACCAACCGTGCTCCTAAAGACGCTGAGCGTCAACAACTGGCGGTTCAACTGCAAACCGCTCCGTACGCATTCCAACACGACGGTTCGATTCAACGCAATGACTCGCTGGCCATCAGCCTGGACGGCCTGGCCAAGGGTTACATTCTGGATCGTGTGTGCGAACTCGTGCAGCGAGAGTATCCGGACGCCAGCGATTTCCTAATCAACATCGGGGGTGACCTTCGAAAGCTGGGAGACCAACCCCTGGAGATTGCGATCGAGAATCCAAGCAGTGCGGGCGAAGGCGCTCAGCCGCTGCAAACGATTGTCGTGACTCAACCGCTGGCGATGGCTACCAGTGGCAATTACCGACGCTACCTGACCATTGGCGATCGTCAGATTTCGCATATTCTCGATCCCCGCACCTGCCTGCCCGCCGATCTAACGCGTTCGGTAACCGTCGTAAGCACGGAAGCAATCGATGCCGATGCCCTGGCAACAGCGGTGAGTGTTCTCGGTCCGGAGGATGGACTCGCTTTGATCGAATCCCTGGAAAACACCGAGTGCTGCATTGCTACAGCCTCAGGACAAGTGGTGACATCCCGAGGCTGGCCACTTGGCGGATTACAAGCGAACACGCAGCAGTTGGTCGCCAAAGAGGACGCACCCAAACCCGAGCACGGCCTTTTTGTTGACTTCACCATTCAGCGTGCCCAAGGCGGCCGATATCGACGTCCGTATGTTGCGATGTGGTTAGAAGACGCCGAAGGGTTTCCGGTCAAAACGGAAATCCTCTGGATGCAAACCGAACAGCCTGGCCCGCGATGGCATCGCGATTTGACGCGTTGGTATCGCAATGACCGGCTTCGCAGGACCGTCGAGAATGTTGATCTGATTGACACCATTTCCGGGGCAACGCGTGGCCCGGGCGAATACAAGGCCCATTTCGATGGGACCGACAATCTCGACCTGCCGCTGGCCAAGGGAAAGTACACGCTGTGCTTGGAAGTGGCTCGCGAACATGGTACTTATCAGATCATTCGCGAAACATTCGAGTGGGGCGAAAAGCCGATCGCCGAGAAGAAACTTAAAGGAAACGTGGAAGTCGGAGCCATGTCATACCGATTTGTTCCTCAGCCTGCTGCGGACAAAGAGGCCCTATGA
- a CDS encoding PepSY-associated TM helix domain-containing protein — MRSDEQTPRRRKSWYAASAKLTRWLHTYLSMISFATLLFFAATGLTLNHPTWFGADQVVIRDEEGSFPTSQLADEVDKLSIAEELRATHHLKGKVAEFEVSDFDCMVTFKSAGYVADVFIDRETGKYTVSETASGAIAIMNDLHKGRDSGPEWSWVIDISAILMVLVSVTGLVLLLFLKRQRGAGLVVTLVGTILLVAAWMLWVP; from the coding sequence ATGAGGTCGGACGAACAGACGCCCCGCCGTCGTAAGTCATGGTATGCCGCCAGCGCCAAACTAACGCGTTGGCTGCACACGTACCTGTCGATGATCAGCTTCGCGACACTGCTCTTCTTTGCCGCGACCGGACTCACCCTGAATCATCCCACTTGGTTTGGCGCAGACCAGGTGGTGATCCGAGATGAAGAAGGGTCTTTCCCAACTTCACAGTTGGCCGACGAGGTCGACAAGCTATCGATCGCCGAGGAGCTTCGAGCCACGCATCACCTGAAGGGGAAAGTCGCCGAGTTTGAAGTGTCGGACTTCGATTGCATGGTGACGTTTAAGAGTGCTGGCTACGTGGCAGACGTATTCATCGACCGGGAGACCGGCAAATATACGGTCAGCGAGACCGCAAGTGGCGCCATCGCGATCATGAACGACCTCCACAAGGGGCGTGACTCTGGTCCCGAGTGGTCGTGGGTGATCGATATCTCGGCGATCCTCATGGTACTGGTTTCCGTGACGGGGCTCGTTCTTCTGCTCTTCTTGAAACGACAGCGGGGAGCAGGTTTAGTCGTCACGCTTGTGGGTACTATCCTTTTGGTCGCCGCCTGGATGCTCTGGGTGCCTTAA